Proteins found in one Micropterus dolomieu isolate WLL.071019.BEF.003 ecotype Adirondacks linkage group LG12, ASM2129224v1, whole genome shotgun sequence genomic segment:
- the LOC123980456 gene encoding uncharacterized protein LOC123980456: MMNFILTTALIICSISWISVSVSESQTVKVQPGQEVTLSTTNISRNQAMTTWFRVVNRTKASCISIMTKADSDPKYCDGVENGKFEMSSNTSTVFLKIKTVNFPDSGLYLCGFFIEGQTILSAIHLNVEGSDESHDDADRKSTKSDRIPNLMSVILGGLTVFLIMVIICLVVKNRKLQKAANKEQNPQQRENLDSDDLKALSLYSTTIRNRRPASEREVETHVVYAASR, encoded by the exons ATGATGAACTTCATCTTGACAACAGCTTTAATTATCTGCAGCATCA gCTGGATCTCTGTCTCAGTTTCTGAGTCTCAGACTGTGAAGGTCCAGCCTGGTCAAGAAGTCACACTGTCGACTACCAACATTTCCAGAAATCAAGCCATGACAACCTGGTTCAGAGTGGTCAACAGAACCAAGGCCAGCTGTATCTCCATTATGACCAAGGCTGACAGCGATCCTAAATACTGTGATGGAGTAGAAAACGGAAAATTTGAAATGAGCTCCAACACCTCCACTGTCTTTCTCAAAATTAAGACAGTGAATTTTCCTGACTCTGGGCTGTATTTGTGTGGATTTTTCATAGAGGGACAGACAATTTTAAGTGCgatacatttaaatgttgaag GCAGTGATGAATCTCATGATGATGCTGACAGAAAGTCTACAA AGAGTGATAGAATACCAAACCTGATGAGTGTGATCCTGGGCGGCCTGACTGTTTTCCTCATAATGGTCATCATCTGTCTGGTTGTTAAAAACAGGAAACTTCAAAAAG CTGCCAACAAAGAACAGAATCCACAACAGCGTGAG AATCTGGACTCTGATGACCTGAAAGCACTGAGTTTGTATTCAACAACAATAAGAAACAGGAGGCCTGCATCAGAGAGAGAAGTGGAAACTCATGTTGTTTATGCTGCCAGCAGATAG